From Cellulosimicrobium cellulans, the proteins below share one genomic window:
- a CDS encoding pyruvate carboxylase — MFSKVLVANRAEIAVRAFRAAYELGARTVAVFPQEDRNSEHRLKADEAYLIGEPGHPVRAYLDIEEIVRVAREAGADAVYPGYGFLSENPDLARACADAGLTFVGPPPEVLELAGNKVRALKAAREAGLPVLASSEPSSDVDELVAAADAIGFPVFVKAVAGGGGRGMRRVDAREDLPESLAAAMREADGAFGDPTVFLEQAVLRPRHIEVQILADGAGNVVHLYERDCSLQRRHQKVVEIAPAPNLDPAIRDALCADAVKFARHIGYQNAGTVEFLVDTVGERAGQHVFIEMNPRIQVEHTVTEEVTDVDLVSAQMRIASGETLEDLGIRQEDVRVNGAALQTRITTEDPANGFRPDTGRIIAYRSPGGAGVRLDGATATAGSVVSGHFDSMLVKLTCRGRDFPTAVRRARRALAEFRIRGIRTNIPFLQAVLADPEFVAGNVATSFIDERPELLAARESADRGTRLLAFVGDTTVNRPLGEPRRTTDPATKLPALDLSVAPPPGTRQQLLELGPEGFARALRGEQRLRVTDTTFRDAHQSLLATRVRTHDLAAVAPYVARATPQLWSVEAWGGATYDVALRFLGEDPWERLATLREAMPNLAIQMLLRGRNTVGYTPYPTRVTEAFVEEAATTGIDVFRIFDALNDVDQMRPAIEAVRATGTTVAEVALCYTGNLLDPAEDLYTLDYYLRLADRIVDAGAHVLAIKDMAGLLRPAAATRLVTALRERFDLPVHLHTHDTSGGQMATLLAAAAAGVDAVDAASAAMAGTTSQPPLSALVAGLEHTERDTGLSLAAVADLEPYWEAVRRVYAPFESGLPGPTGRVYEHEIPGGQLSNLRQQAIALGLGDKFEQIEAMYAAADRILGRLVKVTPSSKVVGDLALHLVAAGADPTEFAADPQAFDIPDSVIGFLGGELGDPPGGWPEPFRSRALAGRAARGGVTPLSPEDEAELAQAGDVRRRRLNHLLFGGPTKEFEQVRQAYGDVSVLDTPTYLYGLEPGQEVAVALGKGVRLLVGLEAIGTPDERGMRTVMFTLNGQLRPIQVRDRAVDVDARAAEKADPTQPGQVAAPFAGAVTPVVVAGDVVEAGQTVATVEAMKMEAAITTPVAGTVQRVAIGAVQQLEGGDLVLVVG, encoded by the coding sequence GTGTTCTCGAAGGTCCTGGTCGCCAACCGCGCGGAGATCGCCGTCAGGGCGTTCCGTGCCGCCTACGAGCTGGGGGCCCGCACCGTCGCGGTGTTCCCGCAGGAGGACCGCAACTCCGAGCACCGGCTCAAGGCCGACGAGGCGTACCTCATCGGGGAGCCGGGCCACCCGGTCCGGGCGTACCTCGACATCGAGGAGATCGTGCGCGTGGCGCGCGAGGCGGGCGCGGACGCGGTCTACCCGGGCTACGGGTTCCTCTCGGAGAACCCGGACCTGGCGCGCGCGTGCGCGGACGCCGGGCTGACGTTCGTCGGGCCGCCGCCGGAGGTGCTCGAGCTCGCCGGCAACAAGGTGCGGGCGCTCAAGGCCGCCCGTGAGGCGGGTCTGCCGGTGCTCGCGTCGAGCGAGCCGTCGTCGGACGTCGACGAGCTCGTCGCGGCTGCGGACGCGATCGGGTTCCCCGTCTTCGTCAAGGCTGTCGCCGGGGGTGGCGGGCGCGGCATGCGCCGCGTCGACGCGCGCGAGGACCTGCCCGAGTCGCTGGCCGCCGCGATGCGCGAGGCCGACGGCGCGTTCGGCGACCCGACGGTCTTCCTCGAGCAGGCGGTGCTGCGCCCGCGCCACATCGAGGTGCAGATCCTCGCCGACGGCGCGGGGAACGTCGTGCACCTGTACGAGCGGGACTGCTCGCTGCAGCGCCGCCACCAGAAGGTCGTCGAGATCGCGCCGGCGCCCAACCTCGACCCGGCGATCCGGGACGCGCTGTGCGCGGACGCGGTGAAGTTCGCCCGCCACATCGGGTACCAGAACGCGGGCACGGTCGAGTTCCTCGTGGACACCGTGGGTGAGCGGGCCGGGCAGCACGTGTTCATCGAGATGAACCCGCGCATCCAGGTCGAGCACACCGTGACCGAGGAGGTCACCGACGTCGACCTCGTGTCGGCGCAGATGCGCATCGCGTCGGGCGAGACCCTGGAGGACCTCGGGATCCGGCAGGAGGACGTGCGCGTCAACGGCGCCGCCCTGCAGACCCGCATCACGACCGAGGACCCCGCGAACGGGTTCCGTCCCGACACGGGCCGCATCATCGCGTATCGCTCCCCGGGCGGGGCGGGCGTGCGGCTCGACGGCGCGACGGCGACGGCCGGGTCCGTCGTCTCGGGCCACTTCGACTCGATGCTCGTCAAGCTCACGTGCCGCGGCCGCGACTTCCCGACGGCGGTGCGCCGCGCCCGGCGCGCGCTCGCCGAGTTCCGCATCCGCGGCATCCGGACCAACATCCCGTTCCTGCAGGCCGTGCTCGCCGACCCGGAATTCGTCGCCGGGAACGTCGCGACGTCGTTCATCGACGAGCGGCCCGAGCTGCTGGCCGCGCGCGAGAGCGCCGACCGCGGCACGCGCCTGCTCGCGTTCGTGGGAGACACGACGGTCAACCGGCCGCTGGGCGAGCCGCGGCGCACCACCGACCCCGCGACGAAGCTGCCCGCGCTGGACCTGTCGGTCGCGCCGCCGCCCGGCACGCGCCAGCAGCTCCTCGAGCTCGGCCCCGAGGGCTTCGCGCGTGCCCTGCGCGGCGAGCAGCGCCTGCGCGTCACCGACACCACGTTCCGCGACGCCCACCAGTCGCTGCTCGCGACACGCGTGCGCACGCACGACCTGGCCGCCGTCGCGCCGTACGTCGCGCGGGCCACCCCGCAGCTGTGGTCGGTCGAGGCGTGGGGCGGGGCGACGTACGACGTCGCGCTGCGCTTCCTCGGCGAGGACCCGTGGGAGCGGCTCGCGACGCTGCGCGAGGCGATGCCGAACCTCGCGATCCAGATGCTGCTGCGCGGCCGCAACACGGTCGGGTACACGCCGTACCCGACGCGCGTCACCGAGGCGTTCGTCGAGGAGGCCGCGACCACGGGCATCGACGTGTTCCGCATCTTCGACGCGCTCAACGACGTCGACCAGATGCGTCCGGCGATCGAGGCCGTGCGGGCCACCGGCACGACGGTCGCGGAGGTCGCGCTGTGCTACACGGGCAACCTCCTGGACCCGGCCGAGGACCTGTACACGCTCGACTACTACCTGCGCCTCGCGGACCGCATCGTCGACGCCGGTGCGCACGTGCTCGCCATCAAGGACATGGCCGGTCTGCTGCGGCCCGCGGCGGCGACGCGCCTCGTGACCGCGCTGCGCGAGCGCTTCGACCTGCCCGTGCACCTGCACACGCACGACACCTCCGGCGGCCAGATGGCGACGCTGCTCGCCGCCGCGGCGGCGGGCGTGGACGCGGTCGACGCCGCGAGCGCCGCCATGGCCGGGACGACGAGCCAGCCGCCGCTGTCCGCGCTCGTCGCGGGCCTGGAGCACACGGAGCGCGACACGGGCCTGTCGCTGGCCGCGGTCGCGGACCTGGAGCCGTACTGGGAGGCGGTGCGCCGCGTCTACGCGCCGTTCGAGTCGGGGCTGCCGGGGCCGACGGGGCGGGTGTACGAGCACGAGATCCCGGGCGGGCAGCTTTCGAACCTGCGCCAGCAGGCGATCGCGCTGGGCCTGGGGGACAAGTTCGAGCAGATCGAGGCGATGTACGCGGCGGCGGACCGCATCCTGGGGCGCCTGGTGAAGGTGACGCCGTCGTCGAAGGTCGTGGGCGACCTCGCGCTGCACCTCGTGGCGGCGGGCGCGGACCCGACGGAGTTCGCGGCCGACCCGCAGGCGTTCGACATCCCGGACTCGGTGATCGGGTTCCTCGGGGGCGAGCTCGGCGACCCGCCCGGGGGCTGGCCGGAGCCGTTCCGCTCGCGCGCGCTCGCCGGTCGCGCGGCGCGCGGCGGCGTGACGCCCCTGTCGCCGGAGGACGAGGCCGAGCTCGCACAGGCGGGGGACGTGCGGCGCCGGCGGCTGAACCACCTGCTGTTCGGGGGGCCGACCAAGGAGTTCGAGCAGGTGCGCCAGGCGTACGGGGACGTCTCCGTGCTCGACACCCCGACGTACCTGTACGGGCTCGAGCCCGGTCAGGAGGTCGCGGTCGCGCTCGGCAAGGGCGTGCGCCTGCTCGTGGGGCTCGAGGCGATCGGCACGCCCGACGAGCGGGGCATGCGCACGGTGATGTTCACCCTCAACGGTCAGCTGCGCCCGATCCAGGTGCGCGACCGGGCGGTCGACGTCGACGCGCGGGCGGCCGAGAAGGCCGACCCCACGCAGCCGGGTCAGGTCGCGGCGCCGTTCGCGGGCGCGGTGACGCCGGTCGTCGTCGCGGGGGACGTCGTCGAGGCAGGGCAGACGGTCGCCACGGTCGAGGCCATGAAGATGGAGGCCGCGATCACGACGCCGGTCGCGGGCACCGTCCAGCGCGTCGCGATCGGTGCCGTGCAGCAGCTCGAGGGCGGCGACCTGGTCCTCGTCGTGGGCTGA